A genomic region of Ovis aries strain OAR_USU_Benz2616 breed Rambouillet chromosome 20, ARS-UI_Ramb_v3.0, whole genome shotgun sequence contains the following coding sequences:
- the APOBEC2 gene encoding C->U-editing enzyme APOBEC-2 — translation MAQKEEAAAAAEPASQNGEDAENLEDPEKLKELIELPPFEIVTGERLPAHYFKFQFRNVEYSSGRNKTFLCYVVEAQSKGGQVQASRGYLEDEHAAAHAEEAFFNSIMPTFDPALRYLVTWYVSSSPCAACADRIVKTLNKTKNLRLLILVGRLFMWEEPEVQAALRKLKEAGCRLRIMKPQDFEYIWQNFVEQEEGESKAFEPWEDIQENFLYYEEKLADILK, via the exons ATGGCTCAGAAAGAAGAGGCCGCGGCGGCCGCGGAGCCTGCCTCCCAGAATGGCGAGGACGCGGAGAACCTAGAGGACCCCGAGAAGCTGAAGGAGCTGATTGAGCTGCCGCCCTTCGAGATCGTCACCGG GGAGCGACTGCCTGCCCACTACTTTAAGTTTCAGTTCCGGAACGTGGAGTACAGCTCCGGCAGGAACAAGACCTTCCTCTGCTATGTGGTGGAAGCACAGAGCAAGGGAGGCCAAGTGCAGGCCTCTCGAGGGTATCTGGAGGACGAGCATGCCGCTGCCCACGCCGAGGAAGCCTTCTTCAACAGCATCATGCCGACCTTCGACCCCGCCCTGCGCTACCTGGTCACCTGGTACGTGTCCTCCAGCCCCTGCGCGGCCTGCGCGGACCGCATCGTCAAGACCCTCAACAAGACCAAGAACCTGCGCCTGCTCATCCTGGTGGGGCGGCTGTTCATGTGGGAGGAGCCCGAGGTCCAGGCAGCTCTCAGGAAGCTGAAGGAGGCCGGCTGCAGACTTCGCATCATGAAGCCCCAGGACTTCGAGTACATCTGGCAGAATTTCGTGGAGCAAGAAGAGGGTGAATCCAAGGCCTTTGAGCCCTGGGAGGACATTCAGGAGAACTTCCTGTACTATGAGGAGAAGTTGGCGGACATCCTGAAGTAG